From Nocardioides sp. HDW12B, the proteins below share one genomic window:
- a CDS encoding PspC domain-containing protein: MNDTDQQAPPPPPPPPPAGPPPPPPSSSGGPAPGWHDNGHWRSEHLSDYRLLRRSHDDKKVAGVAGGVARHLDVDPTIVRVLFVVSIFFGGAGLLVYAVLWLVVPDDTTGRSALSVRDATRNVIVISVLVLGVILALGDTFDGGSISWPPLVVIAVVTLVWLMARDRREERRSGPDTATPSTAGSGTGAPGWSGATYTPAPAAPRAPRRRRRGPLLFGATLALGALALGVLGLVEASGVTVVDGAYPALALTVVGLMLVLGSVYGRPGGLVLLGIASCLALAAVSVTQPRFDGDRDLTVAPTSAEELDSAYTVPAGRIAVDLTDVDDLGALDGRRLDLSANAGEILVTVPEGLTVELDADVAYGGAVDWPDGTRGGWGFGLDRRFGDADDPTITIDADLDFGHIELRQP, encoded by the coding sequence ATGAACGACACCGACCAGCAGGCGCCGCCCCCGCCGCCTCCTCCGCCCCCCGCCGGACCCCCTCCTCCGCCGCCCTCCTCCTCGGGCGGCCCGGCGCCCGGGTGGCACGACAACGGCCACTGGCGCAGCGAGCACCTCAGCGACTACCGCCTGCTGCGTCGTAGTCACGATGACAAGAAGGTGGCCGGCGTCGCCGGCGGCGTGGCCCGGCACCTCGACGTGGACCCCACGATCGTGCGGGTGCTCTTCGTCGTCTCCATCTTCTTCGGCGGCGCCGGCCTCCTCGTGTACGCCGTGCTGTGGCTCGTCGTCCCTGACGACACCACCGGACGCTCGGCCCTCTCGGTGAGGGACGCGACCCGCAACGTCATCGTCATCTCCGTCCTCGTGCTGGGCGTGATCCTCGCGCTCGGCGACACCTTCGACGGCGGCTCCATCTCCTGGCCGCCCCTCGTGGTGATCGCCGTCGTCACGCTCGTGTGGCTGATGGCCCGCGACCGCCGGGAGGAACGCCGCAGCGGCCCCGACACCGCGACTCCCTCCACCGCCGGGTCGGGGACGGGCGCACCCGGCTGGAGCGGGGCGACGTACACCCCGGCGCCGGCGGCCCCGCGTGCCCCCCGCCGCCGACGCCGCGGTCCGCTGCTGTTCGGTGCCACCCTCGCCCTCGGCGCCCTGGCGCTGGGCGTGCTGGGTCTCGTCGAGGCCAGCGGGGTGACCGTCGTCGACGGCGCCTACCCCGCCCTGGCGCTCACGGTCGTCGGCCTCATGCTGGTCCTCGGCTCGGTCTACGGCCGACCCGGCGGGCTCGTCCTCCTCGGGATCGCGTCGTGCCTCGCGCTGGCGGCCGTCTCGGTGACGCAGCCCCGCTTCGACGGCGACCGTGACCTCACCGTCGCCCCGACCTCGGCCGAGGAGCTCGACAGCGCCTACACCGTCCCGGCGGGCCGTATCGCCGTCGACCTGACCGACGTCGACGACCTCGGCGCCCTCGACGGGCGGAGGCTGGACCTCTCGGCCAACGCCGGCGAGATCCTGGTGACGGTGCCCGAGGGACTCACGGTCGAGCTGGACGCGGACGTCGCCTACGGCGGCGCCGTCGACTGGCCCGACGGCACCCGCGGCGGCTGGGGCTTCGGCCTCGACCGACGCTTCGGCGACGCCGACGACCCCACGATCACCATCGACGCCGACCTGGACTTCGGACACATCGAGCTGAGGCAGCCATGA
- a CDS encoding NAD(P)H-binding protein, which translates to MTAAPEHDRSSDIPVQPSGRPRRVLVAGASGFVGRRLCPALAEAGHDVVAMTRHPDTYRGVGEPVFGDVHDAGTLTSALAGVDVAFYLVHSLDSPDFERLDAEAATAFGQAAATAGVERIVYLGGLGKEDDDLSPHLRSRREVEDLLGRAGVPVTTLRAGIVIGHQGLSWEMTRQLVERLPLMVTPRWVSTRTQPIALNDVVRYLVGVLEVEETVGRPFEVGGDEVLRYSDMMRRVAAVENRPLFLLPVPLLSPKLSSHWLSLITDVDAKAGRSLVDSMVNEVVVEDDEIHRLIPFERLGFDDAVRGALSDRGSLKDPGLMGQLKGHLPMSFKHRVPVRHDESAAVRRHRRRVVAATSVAGAGLLGVGLSTAPGSRAFYATTLGVAGTWLVGGLASGPLHLGWIQTQNQTVRRPVLAPVTTGVAAFGVFYAGGLVVREIPPLARYISSVLDYADAGDDKLVFLTTMANGFGEEVFFRGAVYAALGDNHPVATSTAVNMLATVPTRNPVLVLAAGAMGSLWGLQRQASAGLQAPVLTHLTWSTLMLRHLPPLFREVAAETGELVPAVGPARRALQGVGRAAARSVARRPDVRLARRAAREAGLLGAR; encoded by the coding sequence ATGACCGCCGCGCCTGAGCACGACCGCTCCTCGGACATCCCCGTGCAGCCCTCCGGACGTCCGCGCCGGGTGCTCGTCGCCGGTGCCTCGGGGTTCGTGGGGCGTCGCCTCTGCCCGGCCCTGGCCGAGGCCGGCCACGACGTGGTCGCGATGACCCGCCACCCCGACACCTACCGCGGCGTGGGGGAGCCCGTCTTCGGCGACGTGCACGACGCCGGCACGCTGACCTCGGCGCTCGCGGGCGTCGACGTCGCCTTCTACCTCGTGCACTCCCTCGACAGCCCCGACTTCGAGCGCCTCGACGCCGAGGCCGCCACGGCGTTCGGCCAGGCCGCGGCCACGGCGGGCGTGGAGCGGATCGTCTACCTCGGCGGGCTCGGCAAGGAGGACGACGACCTGTCGCCCCACCTGCGCTCGCGGCGCGAGGTCGAGGACCTGCTCGGCCGCGCCGGCGTACCGGTCACCACGCTGCGTGCCGGCATCGTCATCGGCCACCAGGGCCTGTCGTGGGAGATGACGCGGCAGCTGGTCGAGCGGCTGCCGCTCATGGTCACCCCGCGCTGGGTCTCCACCCGCACCCAGCCGATCGCCCTCAACGACGTGGTCCGCTACCTCGTCGGCGTCCTCGAGGTCGAGGAGACCGTCGGGCGCCCGTTCGAGGTCGGCGGCGACGAGGTGCTGCGCTACTCCGACATGATGCGCCGGGTCGCCGCGGTCGAGAACCGTCCGTTGTTCCTGCTGCCGGTGCCGCTGCTGTCGCCGAAGCTGTCGTCGCACTGGCTCAGCCTCATCACCGACGTCGACGCCAAGGCCGGCCGCTCGCTCGTCGACTCCATGGTCAACGAGGTGGTCGTCGAGGACGACGAGATCCACCGGCTCATCCCCTTCGAGAGGCTCGGCTTCGACGACGCCGTGCGCGGCGCCCTGTCGGACCGCGGCTCGCTCAAGGACCCCGGCCTCATGGGCCAGCTCAAGGGCCACCTGCCGATGTCGTTCAAGCACCGGGTGCCGGTGCGCCACGACGAGTCGGCCGCCGTACGTCGCCACCGGCGCCGCGTCGTCGCGGCGACCTCGGTCGCCGGGGCCGGGCTGCTCGGGGTCGGGCTGTCGACGGCTCCGGGCTCGCGTGCCTTCTACGCCACCACGCTGGGCGTGGCCGGCACCTGGCTCGTCGGCGGCCTGGCGTCCGGCCCGCTGCACCTGGGCTGGATCCAGACCCAGAACCAGACCGTACGGCGCCCCGTGCTCGCCCCGGTGACCACCGGCGTCGCCGCCTTCGGGGTCTTCTACGCCGGCGGGCTGGTGGTCCGCGAGATCCCGCCGCTGGCCCGCTACATCTCCAGTGTCCTCGACTACGCCGACGCCGGCGACGACAAGCTCGTCTTCCTCACCACGATGGCCAACGGCTTCGGCGAGGAGGTCTTCTTCCGCGGTGCGGTGTACGCCGCCCTCGGCGACAACCACCCGGTGGCCACCTCGACCGCCGTCAACATGCTGGCCACCGTGCCGACCCGCAACCCCGTGCTGGTGCTCGCCGCCGGCGCCATGGGCAGCCTGTGGGGCCTGCAGCGCCAGGCCTCGGCCGGCCTCCAGGCGCCCGTGCTGACCCACCTGACCTGGTCGACGCTCATGCTGCGCCACCTCCCGCCGCTCTTCCGCGAGGTCGCCGCCGAGACCGGCGAGCTCGTCCCGGCCGTCGGCCCGGCGCGCCGGGCGCTGCAGGGCGTCGGCCGGGCCGCGGCCCGCAGCGTGGCGCGACGCCCGGACGTGCGCCTCGCCCGTCGTGCGGCGCGGGAGGCGGGCCTGCTCGGCGCCCGCTGA
- a CDS encoding ATP-binding protein, with protein sequence MSSISPPRKAFRVPQESYLGGVCSGLALHLGIGATWVRVFFLLTGLFGFGVVFYLGLWITLPMAPAPVESPGLEAASRQGRRPGRPTALRDAGPHIAFVVVLLGVVGLVDGNGGPALLWPALFAVGGIAVLWRQADQAQRERWLDTTTRLDVRRLVVGSGGWAAYARLAAGLGLLVTALLLFAVQTGQLRVAQDIVVAATLGVAGLAVILGPWLVRLVADLGEERAARVRTQERADVAAHLHDSVLQTLALIQKNAADPGRVATLARAQERDLRSWMYGDARPDDVTVTSALQAAAAEVEDAHGVPVEVVVVGDSGGRVAVTEPVRAVLQAAREAMVNAARHAGAPVVDVYAEVVPAGERSGTLDVFVRDRGSGFDPDAVPADRLGVRHSILDRVTRHGGRAEVRSRPGHGTEVRLHVGDLELASRTDHPTTDQQQPTGGSRP encoded by the coding sequence ATGAGCAGCATCTCGCCTCCCCGCAAGGCCTTCCGCGTCCCGCAGGAGTCCTACCTGGGTGGCGTCTGCTCGGGCCTGGCCCTGCACCTCGGGATCGGCGCCACCTGGGTGCGGGTGTTCTTCCTGCTGACCGGCCTCTTCGGCTTCGGCGTCGTGTTCTACCTCGGGCTGTGGATCACGCTGCCGATGGCACCGGCACCGGTCGAGAGCCCGGGGCTGGAGGCTGCCTCGCGCCAGGGCCGGCGCCCGGGCCGGCCCACCGCGCTGCGCGACGCCGGCCCGCACATCGCCTTCGTGGTCGTGCTGCTCGGGGTGGTCGGCCTGGTCGACGGCAACGGCGGCCCCGCCCTGCTGTGGCCGGCGCTCTTCGCCGTCGGCGGCATCGCGGTGCTCTGGCGCCAGGCCGACCAGGCCCAGCGGGAGCGGTGGCTCGACACGACCACCCGCCTCGACGTCCGCCGGCTCGTGGTCGGCTCCGGCGGATGGGCGGCGTACGCGCGCCTCGCCGCCGGGCTCGGGCTGCTGGTGACCGCGCTGCTGCTCTTCGCCGTCCAGACCGGGCAGCTGCGGGTGGCGCAGGACATCGTGGTCGCTGCCACCCTCGGGGTGGCGGGCCTGGCCGTGATCCTCGGGCCGTGGCTGGTCCGGCTCGTCGCCGACCTGGGCGAGGAGCGCGCCGCCCGGGTGCGCACCCAGGAGCGCGCCGACGTCGCCGCCCACCTGCACGACTCGGTGCTGCAGACGCTGGCGCTGATCCAGAAGAACGCCGCCGACCCCGGCCGGGTCGCGACGCTGGCCCGGGCCCAGGAGCGCGACCTCCGGTCGTGGATGTACGGCGACGCGCGACCCGACGACGTGACCGTCACCAGCGCGCTGCAGGCCGCGGCCGCCGAGGTCGAGGACGCGCACGGCGTACCCGTCGAGGTCGTGGTGGTCGGCGACTCCGGCGGGCGGGTGGCGGTGACCGAGCCCGTGCGCGCCGTCCTCCAGGCGGCCCGGGAGGCGATGGTCAACGCCGCGCGTCACGCCGGCGCCCCCGTCGTCGACGTCTACGCCGAGGTCGTGCCCGCGGGCGAGCGCTCCGGCACGCTCGACGTCTTCGTGCGCGACCGGGGGAGCGGGTTCGACCCGGACGCCGTGCCCGCCGACCGGCTCGGGGTCCGCCACAGCATCCTGGACCGGGTGACCCGTCACGGCGGCCGGGCCGAGGTCCGCTCCCGACCGGGCCACGGCACCGAGGTCCGGCTCCACGTCGGCGACCTCGAGCTGGCCTCCCGCACCGACCACCCGACCACCGACCAGCAGCAACCCACCGGAGGCAGTCGCCCGTGA
- a CDS encoding ABC transporter ATP-binding protein yields the protein MRHLPLDHPGTADHRSPARFLWWLVRGQWRTIVVGMLLGITWMLCQAVMPAVVGRAIDQGVTAQDTGALLRWTGLMLGIGVVQAAAGIMRHRFAVTNWLTAAYRVVQLVTRQATRLGATLPKRVATGEVVAIGTNDLSHIGNAMDVSARAAGAVVSFVVVAVLLLQTSVVLGLVVLLGVPLMLLALGPLLGPLQRRNLAQRSMMGDLSNLATDIVSGLRVLRGIGGERVFHERYVRESQQVRRAGVEVGRLQSVLDAAQVALPGTFVVLVVWLGARLAVDGAITVGELVAFYGYAAFLMIPLRTATEAMNKWIRAAVAARRICTVLALEPDLPTAGRPVPAPAEPADLVDLTSGVRARVGLLTALVSEHPEETAEVLDRLGRFTDGDVRWGDVPLDEVALDDVRRRIVVSDSASALFSGPLGEQLDVRGAGLDDDTVARTLHAASAEDVVDGLPAGLRSWVAERGRSFSGGQRQRLVLVRALLADPEVLLLVEPTSAVDAHTEARIAERLADVRRGRTTVVTSTSPLLLDRADEVALLVDGRVVATGRHRDLLARVPRYRAVVTREEEVHA from the coding sequence GTGCGCCACCTCCCTCTCGACCACCCCGGCACCGCGGACCACCGGTCCCCGGCGCGCTTCCTGTGGTGGCTGGTGCGGGGTCAGTGGCGCACGATCGTGGTCGGGATGCTGCTCGGCATCACCTGGATGCTCTGCCAGGCGGTGATGCCGGCCGTCGTCGGCCGCGCGATCGACCAGGGCGTCACCGCCCAGGACACCGGCGCGCTGCTGCGGTGGACCGGACTCATGCTGGGGATCGGCGTCGTGCAGGCCGCGGCCGGCATCATGCGGCACCGCTTCGCGGTCACCAACTGGCTGACAGCGGCGTACCGGGTGGTGCAGCTCGTCACCCGGCAGGCGACCCGGCTGGGCGCCACCCTGCCCAAGCGCGTGGCGACCGGTGAGGTCGTCGCCATCGGCACCAACGACCTGTCCCACATCGGCAACGCCATGGACGTCTCGGCCCGCGCCGCCGGCGCCGTCGTGTCCTTCGTCGTGGTGGCGGTCCTGCTGCTGCAGACCTCGGTCGTGCTCGGGCTGGTCGTGCTGCTGGGCGTGCCGCTGATGCTGCTGGCCCTCGGCCCGCTGCTCGGGCCGCTGCAGCGTCGCAACCTGGCGCAGCGCTCGATGATGGGCGACCTGTCCAACCTCGCCACCGACATCGTGTCCGGGCTGCGGGTGCTGCGCGGGATCGGCGGCGAGCGGGTCTTCCACGAGCGCTACGTCCGCGAGTCCCAGCAGGTCCGGCGCGCGGGCGTCGAGGTCGGCCGGCTCCAGTCGGTGCTCGACGCGGCCCAGGTCGCGCTGCCCGGCACCTTCGTCGTGCTCGTGGTCTGGCTGGGCGCGCGCCTCGCGGTCGACGGGGCCATCACCGTCGGCGAGCTGGTGGCGTTCTACGGCTACGCCGCCTTCCTCATGATCCCGCTGCGCACCGCGACCGAGGCCATGAACAAGTGGATCCGCGCCGCGGTGGCCGCCCGCCGCATCTGCACCGTCCTGGCCCTCGAGCCCGACCTGCCCACGGCCGGCCGGCCGGTGCCGGCTCCCGCGGAGCCCGCCGACCTCGTCGACCTCACCAGCGGCGTCCGGGCGCGCGTGGGCTTGCTGACCGCCCTGGTCTCCGAGCATCCCGAGGAGACCGCGGAGGTCCTCGACCGGCTCGGCCGCTTCACCGACGGCGACGTCCGGTGGGGCGACGTGCCCCTCGACGAGGTCGCCCTCGACGACGTACGCCGACGCATCGTGGTCAGTGACTCCGCCAGCGCGCTGTTCTCCGGGCCGCTGGGCGAGCAGCTCGACGTGCGCGGGGCCGGGCTCGACGACGACACCGTCGCACGGACCCTCCACGCCGCCTCCGCCGAGGACGTGGTCGACGGGCTGCCCGCCGGGCTGAGGTCCTGGGTCGCCGAGCGTGGTCGCTCGTTCTCGGGCGGCCAGCGGCAGCGGCTCGTGCTGGTCCGCGCCCTGCTGGCCGACCCGGAGGTGCTGCTGCTGGTCGAGCCGACCTCGGCCGTCGACGCCCACACCGAGGCGCGCATCGCCGAGCGGCTGGCCGACGTGCGCCGCGGGCGCACCACGGTGGTCACCTCGACCTCGCCGCTGCTGCTCGACCGCGCCGACGAGGTCGCCCTGCTGGTGGACGGACGCGTCGTCGCGACCGGCCGGCACCGTGACCTGCTCGCCCGGGTGCCCCGCTACCGGGCCGTGGTGACGCGCGAGGAGGAGGTGCACGCGTGA
- a CDS encoding response regulator transcription factor produces MRTVVIVDDHAMFRAGVRSELAGAVDVVAEASDVPTAVAAVLTHRPEVVLLDVHLPGGGGVQVMRDVAHRSPGTRFLALSVSDAAEDVIGTIRGGARGYVTKTITGPELVDAIERVADGDAVFSPRLAGFVLDAFAGSIEVAHVDEDLDRLTEREREVMRLIARGYAYKEVAAELFISVKTVETHVSSVLRKLQLSSRHELTRWAADRRLL; encoded by the coding sequence ATGAGGACCGTCGTGATCGTCGACGACCACGCGATGTTCCGCGCCGGGGTCCGCTCCGAGCTCGCCGGCGCGGTCGACGTGGTGGCCGAGGCCTCCGACGTCCCGACCGCGGTGGCGGCGGTGCTGACCCACCGGCCCGAGGTGGTGCTGCTCGACGTGCACCTGCCCGGGGGCGGCGGCGTGCAGGTGATGCGCGACGTCGCGCACCGCAGCCCGGGGACCCGCTTCCTCGCGCTGTCGGTCTCCGACGCCGCCGAGGACGTCATCGGCACCATCCGGGGCGGGGCGCGCGGCTACGTCACGAAGACCATCACCGGGCCCGAGCTGGTCGACGCGATCGAGCGGGTGGCGGACGGTGACGCGGTGTTCTCGCCCCGGCTGGCCGGCTTCGTGCTCGACGCCTTCGCCGGGTCGATCGAGGTGGCCCACGTCGACGAGGACCTCGACCGGCTCACCGAGCGCGAGCGCGAGGTGATGCGGCTGATCGCGCGCGGCTACGCCTACAAGGAGGTTGCCGCGGAGCTGTTCATCTCGGTCAAGACCGTCGAGACCCACGTCTCCAGCGTGCTGCGCAAGCTCCAGCTCAGCTCGCGCCACGAGCTCACCCGCTGGGCGGCCGACCGCCGGCTGCTCTGA
- a CDS encoding ABC transporter ATP-binding protein, whose product MSTLDTDPSDVTDSTDPTDPTDPGTDDTLPGRTLPVAGRATLRAYLVRLARRHRRLLVTMLALHAAAALAGLVAPRLLGAIVEEVQSGGGVGTVDRLTLVIAAALVAQTLLTRAARFRSFVFGEQVLAELREDFVRDTLALPIGTVESAGSGDLLTRTSRDIDQLGWSVRWALPEWLIALITALLTVVAALFVGVWVAGPLLVGVPGVVIGARWYLRRAGAGYLRENASYSRMNATLTETVEGARTVEALGLAEARIARIDDDIAESYAAERYTLMLRTRFFPSVEVTSYLLPSVATLLLGGWLYSRGEVSLGEVTAATLYVQMLIDPVDRLVAILDELQVGAASLARLLGVAEVPDDRVTTDRVPDGDALVARDVRFAYLEGRDVLHGVDLTLAVGERLAMVGPSGAGKSTLGRLLAGIHPPRTGTVEVGGVGLTELPLAQLRGRVALVTQEHHVFVGTVRENLALALDRPAGAPVEDAELHAALEAVDADGWVRALPDGLDTVVGSGGLALGPAQAQQVALARLVLADPHTLVLDEATSLIDPRAARHLERSLAAVLEGRTVVAIAHRLFSAHDADRVAVVEDGVVSELGSHDELVARGGSYARLWESWQA is encoded by the coding sequence GTGAGCACCCTCGACACCGACCCGAGCGACGTGACCGACTCGACCGACCCGACCGACCCGACCGACCCGGGCACCGACGACACCCTGCCGGGCCGGACCCTGCCCGTCGCGGGGCGCGCGACGCTGCGCGCCTACCTGGTCCGCCTCGCGCGCCGCCACCGCCGGCTGCTGGTCACGATGCTGGCGCTGCACGCCGCGGCGGCGCTGGCCGGCCTGGTGGCCCCGCGGCTGCTGGGCGCGATCGTCGAGGAGGTCCAGTCCGGCGGCGGCGTCGGCACCGTGGACCGGCTCACCCTGGTGATCGCCGCCGCGCTCGTGGCCCAGACGCTGCTGACCCGGGCCGCCCGGTTCCGCTCGTTCGTCTTCGGCGAGCAGGTGCTGGCCGAGCTGCGCGAGGACTTCGTCCGCGACACCCTGGCGCTGCCGATCGGCACCGTGGAGTCCGCCGGCTCCGGGGACCTGCTGACCCGGACCTCCCGCGACATCGACCAGCTGGGCTGGTCGGTGCGCTGGGCGCTGCCGGAGTGGCTCATCGCGCTCATCACCGCGCTGCTGACCGTGGTGGCGGCGCTGTTCGTCGGCGTCTGGGTGGCCGGCCCGCTGCTGGTCGGCGTGCCCGGGGTCGTGATCGGCGCCCGGTGGTACCTCCGCCGGGCCGGCGCGGGCTACCTGCGGGAGAACGCCAGCTACTCACGCATGAACGCCACCCTGACCGAGACCGTCGAGGGCGCCCGCACCGTCGAGGCGCTGGGCCTGGCCGAGGCGCGCATCGCGCGGATCGACGACGACATCGCCGAGTCCTACGCGGCCGAGCGCTACACGCTCATGCTGCGCACGCGCTTCTTCCCCAGCGTCGAGGTCACCTCCTACCTCCTGCCGAGCGTGGCCACGCTGCTGCTCGGCGGGTGGCTCTACAGCCGGGGCGAGGTGTCGCTCGGCGAGGTGACGGCCGCGACCCTCTACGTCCAGATGCTCATCGACCCCGTGGACCGGCTCGTCGCCATCCTCGACGAGCTCCAGGTCGGGGCGGCGTCGTTGGCACGTCTGCTCGGTGTCGCCGAGGTGCCCGACGACCGGGTCACCACCGACCGGGTCCCCGACGGCGACGCGCTGGTCGCCCGCGACGTGCGCTTCGCCTACCTCGAGGGCCGCGACGTCCTGCACGGCGTCGACCTGACCCTGGCCGTCGGGGAGCGGCTCGCGATGGTCGGGCCCTCCGGGGCGGGCAAGTCCACGCTCGGCCGTCTCCTGGCCGGCATCCACCCGCCCCGCACCGGCACCGTCGAGGTGGGCGGGGTCGGACTGACCGAGCTGCCGCTGGCGCAGCTGCGGGGCCGGGTCGCGCTGGTCACCCAGGAGCACCACGTCTTCGTCGGCACCGTGCGCGAGAACCTCGCCCTGGCCCTCGACCGTCCCGCCGGGGCGCCCGTCGAGGACGCCGAGCTCCACGCCGCCCTGGAGGCGGTCGACGCGGACGGCTGGGTGCGCGCGCTGCCCGACGGGCTCGACACCGTCGTGGGCTCCGGCGGCCTCGCCCTGGGCCCGGCCCAGGCCCAGCAGGTGGCGCTGGCCCGGCTGGTGCTCGCCGACCCCCACACGCTGGTGCTCGACGAGGCCACCTCGCTGATCGACCCCCGCGCCGCGCGGCACCTGGAGCGCTCGCTGGCGGCGGTGCTGGAGGGCCGCACGGTCGTCGCGATCGCGCACCGGCTGTTCTCGGCCCACGACGCCGACCGGGTGGCGGTCGTCGAGGACGGCGTGGTCAGCGAGCTCGGCTCCCACGACGAGCTCGTCGCGCGCGGTGGCTCCTACGCACGGCTCTGGGAGTCCTGGCAGGCCTGA
- a CDS encoding VOC family protein encodes MTSLVSHTSVDCRNAYELSEWWKQVLGYVDVDGDPNLPGHEECMVLDPVSGHRLLFLEVPETKSVKNRIHLDLVPRAGTRDEELERLRGLGAAEVADLRGKYGPGTGWVVLADPEGNEFCILRSDEERAAVPA; translated from the coding sequence ATGACCTCCCTCGTCTCGCACACCTCCGTCGACTGCCGCAACGCCTACGAGCTCTCCGAGTGGTGGAAGCAGGTGCTCGGCTACGTCGACGTCGACGGCGACCCGAACCTCCCCGGCCACGAGGAGTGCATGGTCCTCGACCCGGTCTCCGGGCACCGGCTGCTGTTCCTCGAGGTGCCGGAGACCAAGTCGGTGAAGAACCGGATCCACCTCGACCTCGTGCCCCGCGCCGGCACCCGCGACGAGGAGCTCGAGCGGCTGCGAGGGCTGGGCGCCGCCGAGGTGGCCGACCTGCGTGGGAAGTACGGCCCCGGCACCGGCTGGGTCGTGCTGGCCGACCCGGAGGGCAACGAGTTCTGCATCCTGCGCAGCGACGAGGAGCGGGCGGCCGTCCCCGCCTGA